One Faecalicatena sp. Marseille-Q4148 DNA window includes the following coding sequences:
- a CDS encoding glycosyltransferase, translating into MENKFWVTNWRPDLKNKRIIHIKGIFKEKETSENELLVCVDKKKLKFTIEKTTGVISAEQCLKMEEIPVEYYIKAVLPENYQQYENIQVFNFYKGVGGEAFSLPVKKFIKRQNKVEKFIEEGKNTEKGIWFKGWYIATEDTKMTVYDGKKPLKIEVQYRRRPDVLKQYPECAEEEIVGFEALCKNVSAKKVRIVLQSKAKKSEYVLNLQSSTVVKVIKKSEEMAIKGVAFYRQFGLQKALIRTYEKLTHQDTTTYDVWRRKYWSNMRDLRQQRKETFSYMPKFSIVVPLYKTPEKYLDEMIDSVRKQSYANWELCLSDGSGKNSPLTAVLKKYEQKDHRIKVIYNNEQLQISDNTNRALDAATGDFIVFGDHDDLLAPDALYQCVKVLNEERGIDVIYTDEDKVTMDGKEYYQPHFKSDFNIDLLRSMNYICHLFVVKRSLYEKVGNLRSEFDGAQDYDFVLRCAEQAEKIKHIPKILYHWRAHKDSTAENPESKAYAFEAGVRAIQAHYERLGIEAKVEQVEMHGAYRTVYGLKEEPLVSVVIPNKDHTEDLDKCIRSLEEISDYKNIEYVIIENNSELPETFAYYEKLQKENSKVKVVYWEREFNYSAINNFGVKSANGEYLLFLNNDTEIINPDCVRELLSYCMRPEVGIVGARLYYEDDTIQHAGVIVGLGGIAGHAFVGEAKESVGYFSRIICAQDLSAVTAACMMVKKSVFEEVEGFEEKLAVAFNDVDFCLKVRKAGYLVVYNPYAELHHYESKSRGLEDTEEKVRRFQGEIMTFATRWKEFLKEGDPYYSPNLTLERNDFSLRV; encoded by the coding sequence ATGGAAAATAAATTCTGGGTAACAAATTGGAGACCGGATTTAAAAAATAAGCGTATTATTCATATCAAAGGAATATTTAAAGAGAAAGAGACAAGCGAGAATGAATTACTTGTTTGTGTAGATAAAAAAAAGTTAAAATTTACGATAGAAAAAACAACAGGAGTGATATCCGCAGAGCAGTGCCTCAAGATGGAAGAAATTCCGGTGGAGTATTATATTAAAGCAGTGCTTCCGGAAAACTATCAACAGTATGAAAATATTCAGGTTTTTAATTTTTACAAAGGAGTTGGAGGAGAAGCTTTTTCGCTTCCGGTAAAAAAATTCATAAAACGTCAGAATAAGGTTGAAAAATTTATCGAAGAAGGCAAAAATACTGAAAAAGGAATCTGGTTTAAAGGTTGGTATATTGCAACAGAAGATACGAAAATGACAGTATATGATGGAAAAAAACCATTGAAAATAGAAGTTCAATATCGCCGGCGTCCGGACGTACTGAAGCAGTATCCGGAATGTGCAGAAGAGGAGATCGTAGGGTTTGAAGCATTATGCAAAAACGTTTCAGCAAAAAAAGTACGAATTGTTTTACAGAGTAAAGCAAAAAAATCAGAATATGTTTTAAATCTGCAATCATCCACAGTTGTAAAAGTTATTAAGAAATCCGAGGAAATGGCGATAAAAGGAGTGGCATTTTACCGTCAGTTTGGTCTGCAGAAGGCGTTGATAAGAACATACGAAAAGCTTACGCATCAAGATACAACGACATATGATGTATGGAGAAGAAAATACTGGTCGAATATGAGAGATTTGAGACAGCAGAGAAAAGAAACTTTTTCATATATGCCGAAGTTTTCAATTGTAGTTCCGCTTTATAAAACACCGGAAAAATATTTGGATGAAATGATTGATTCTGTCAGAAAGCAATCCTATGCAAATTGGGAATTATGTCTTTCAGATGGAAGTGGAAAGAATTCGCCGTTAACTGCTGTATTGAAAAAATATGAGCAAAAAGATCACAGGATTAAAGTGATTTACAATAATGAGCAGCTTCAGATTTCCGATAATACAAATAGAGCTTTAGACGCTGCGACAGGAGATTTTATTGTTTTTGGAGATCATGATGATTTACTGGCGCCGGATGCACTTTATCAGTGCGTGAAAGTTTTGAATGAGGAAAGAGGAATTGACGTTATTTATACTGATGAAGATAAAGTGACGATGGACGGAAAAGAATATTACCAGCCTCATTTCAAATCAGACTTTAATATTGATCTGCTGAGAAGTATGAATTATATTTGCCATTTGTTCGTTGTGAAGCGTAGTTTATACGAAAAAGTGGGGAATTTGCGAAGTGAATTTGATGGTGCACAGGATTATGATTTTGTACTGCGTTGTGCAGAGCAGGCAGAAAAAATCAAACATATTCCGAAAATCCTGTATCATTGGAGAGCGCATAAAGATTCGACAGCAGAGAATCCGGAAAGTAAAGCGTATGCATTTGAGGCAGGAGTCAGAGCAATTCAGGCACATTATGAACGGCTTGGAATTGAAGCAAAAGTCGAACAGGTTGAAATGCATGGTGCTTATCGCACAGTATATGGATTAAAGGAAGAACCGTTGGTTTCTGTTGTCATTCCAAATAAAGATCATACAGAAGATCTTGATAAATGTATTCGTTCTCTGGAAGAAATTTCTGATTATAAGAATATAGAATATGTTATTATTGAAAATAACAGTGAACTTCCGGAAACATTTGCGTATTATGAAAAGCTTCAAAAAGAAAACAGCAAAGTCAAAGTAGTTTATTGGGAAAGAGAATTCAATTATTCGGCAATTAATAATTTTGGTGTAAAATCAGCGAACGGAGAATACCTGCTGTTTTTAAATAATGATACAGAAATCATCAATCCGGATTGTGTCAGAGAATTGTTGTCATATTGTATGAGACCGGAAGTAGGAATTGTAGGTGCAAGATTATATTATGAGGATGATACAATCCAGCATGCTGGAGTAATTGTAGGACTTGGCGGAATTGCAGGCCATGCCTTTGTTGGTGAGGCGAAAGAATCTGTCGGATATTTTTCAAGAATTATTTGCGCACAGGATTTAAGTGCGGTGACTGCCGCATGTATGATGGTAAAGAAGTCGGTATTTGAAGAAGTAGAAGGATTTGAGGAAAAGCTGGCGGTAGCATTTAATGATGTGGATTTTTGTCTGAAAGTCCGAAAAGCAGGATATCTGGTTGTGTACAATCCTTATGCTGAATTACATCATTATGAATCGAAATCAAGAGGTCTGGAAGATACAGAAGAAAAAGTCCGCAGATTCCAGGGGGAGATTATGACATTTGCAACAAGATGGAAAGAGTTTCTAAAAGAGGGAGATCCTTACTATAGTCCAAATCTGACTTTAGAAAGAAATGACTTTTCATTAAGGGTATAA
- a CDS encoding ABC transporter ATP-binding protein translates to MEQQIMIDVEHVAMKFNLASEKVDSIKEYIIKTLKKQVSYDEFWALKDVSFQIYKGDSVGLIGLNGSGKSTMLKTIAGVLKPTKGSVRTYGTIAPLIELGAGFDFDLTARENVYLNGALLGYSRKEMDEHYGDIVEFSELGEFMNVPVKNFSSGMVSRLAFAIATIGIPDILIVDEVLSVGDFRFQQKCEERIQNMMDHGTTLLFVSHSIEQVMKLCKKVVWLEKGTLKKMGDSQIIGEEYKNS, encoded by the coding sequence ATGGAACAGCAAATTATGATAGATGTCGAACATGTAGCAATGAAGTTTAATCTGGCATCGGAAAAAGTAGACAGTATTAAAGAATATATTATTAAAACATTAAAAAAACAGGTCTCTTATGATGAGTTTTGGGCGTTAAAGGATGTTTCTTTCCAGATTTATAAGGGAGATTCCGTCGGTTTAATTGGACTAAATGGAAGTGGAAAAAGTACGATGCTGAAAACGATTGCAGGTGTTTTGAAACCGACGAAAGGAAGCGTCAGAACTTATGGAACGATTGCGCCTTTAATTGAACTTGGAGCAGGATTTGATTTTGATTTAACCGCGCGAGAGAATGTATATTTGAATGGTGCTCTATTGGGATATTCCAGAAAAGAAATGGACGAGCATTATGGCGATATCGTGGAATTTTCAGAATTAGGAGAATTTATGAATGTTCCTGTAAAGAACTTTTCCTCAGGAATGGTTTCCAGGCTTGCTTTTGCGATTGCAACAATTGGTATTCCGGATATTCTGATTGTAGATGAAGTCCTTTCTGTAGGAGACTTTCGGTTTCAGCAGAAATGTGAGGAAAGAATTCAAAATATGATGGATCATGGGACTACTCTTTTGTTTGTGTCTCATAGCATTGAACAGGTTATGAAACTATGTAAAAAAGTAGTTTGGCTTGAAAAGGGAACTTTGAAGAAAATGGGTGATTCCCAGATTATAGGGGAAGAATACAAAAATTCTTAA
- a CDS encoding ABC transporter permease yields the protein MTQFIQNFMKYRPLLSELVSRDIKIKYRRSVLGVLWTLLNPLCMMIVLSIVFSNLFKFGMENFPVYLLSGQLIFNFYSDATTSSMSAIINNASLIKKIYIPKYLFVVSRVISSIINLCASFCAMIIVMVALKVELHYTVLLAWIPMLLLMFFSLGAGLVLSAITVKFRDIMHLYSVFVTALMYLTPVIYPMNLLPEKVKMIVMCNPLTNILNMFRNVMMYNTLPSVTSIIIGIAEAAVMLAIGLRVFYKMQDEFILNI from the coding sequence GTGACACAATTTATACAAAATTTCATGAAATACAGACCGTTGTTAAGTGAGCTTGTATCTCGTGATATCAAAATTAAGTACCGCAGATCTGTGCTTGGTGTTTTATGGACATTGCTGAATCCATTGTGCATGATGATTGTCCTATCAATTGTATTTTCCAATTTGTTTAAATTTGGAATGGAAAATTTTCCGGTGTATCTGTTAAGCGGACAGCTGATATTCAATTTTTATTCTGATGCGACAACTTCTTCGATGTCAGCAATTATTAATAATGCATCTCTGATAAAGAAGATATATATACCGAAATACTTATTTGTAGTTTCTCGTGTCATTTCAAGTATTATTAATCTTTGTGCATCGTTTTGTGCGATGATTATCGTAATGGTGGCATTGAAAGTAGAGCTTCACTATACAGTATTATTGGCATGGATTCCGATGCTGCTGTTGATGTTTTTTTCATTGGGAGCCGGACTTGTGTTGTCTGCAATTACTGTAAAATTCAGGGATATTATGCATTTATATTCTGTTTTCGTAACAGCATTGATGTATCTGACTCCGGTGATTTATCCAATGAATCTTTTGCCGGAAAAGGTTAAAATGATTGTAATGTGTAACCCGTTGACAAATATTTTGAATATGTTCAGAAATGTGATGATGTATAATACACTGCCATCTGTTACATCAATTATCATTGGTATCGCAGAAGCGGCGGTTATGCTTGCGATTGGTCTTCGTGTATTTTATAAAATGCAGGATGAATTTATTCTTAATATATAG
- the rfbC gene encoding dTDP-4-dehydrorhamnose 3,5-epimerase, with the protein MGKITVETCHIEGLKVVTPQVFGDERGYFMETYNYNDFKEAGIDVEFVQDNQSSSTKGVLRGLHFQINYPQDKLVRVVNGEVFDVAVDLREGSPTYGQWYGVILSAENKKQFFIPKNFAHGFVVLSEKAEFVYKCSDFYHPNDEGGLAWNDPEIGVEWPMPEGMTENDLILSEKDKKWGGIRELNK; encoded by the coding sequence ATGGGAAAGATAACAGTTGAGACATGTCATATCGAAGGGCTGAAGGTAGTTACACCACAGGTATTTGGAGATGAACGCGGCTATTTTATGGAAACATATAATTATAATGATTTTAAAGAAGCCGGAATTGATGTGGAGTTTGTACAGGATAACCAATCCAGCTCAACAAAGGGTGTATTAAGAGGTCTTCATTTCCAGATTAATTATCCGCAGGATAAACTTGTTCGCGTTGTAAATGGCGAAGTGTTCGATGTTGCTGTAGATTTGAGAGAAGGTTCACCAACATACGGACAATGGTATGGGGTGATTCTTTCAGCAGAAAATAAAAAGCAGTTTTTTATTCCGAAAAACTTTGCACATGGTTTTGTTGTGTTATCAGAGAAGGCAGAATTTGTATACAAATGTTCCGATTTTTATCATCCGAATGATGAAGGCGGTTTGGCATGGAATGATCCGGAGATCGGTGTGGAATGGCCAATGCCGGAAGGAATGACAGAGAATGACTTGATCTTATCAGAGAAAGACAAAAAATGGGGCGGAATTCGCGAATTGAATAAATAA
- a CDS encoding GBS Bsp-like repeat-containing protein: MNKLVKKISVILMMCMLISFSGIESMAAEISENDENKTIISEEENEISLEQEAEATNPDENTQEEEVENSQEIPENQEEIEYIYLDKKILADGEEQNIVVALEDEEKKLDSASLIYEFKETAERNEIEASNMVDNTVLFTLPYDILSQGSYRLIGVECAIGEEKMFLEFQEEEIAEFEVSAEDKGEDTEAVPEVTAYAMSDDGNVVEESGDNITEAVESAIRQMAAPTAISQFSTRARESRDSEFVIALDPGHDSHCGGAHANGLAEEVLTLKVANYCKEELEKYDGVKVIMTRTGAECPNPLPGSYSSAKDIRQRVQKAVQQGADVIVSFHFNSSGSGSANGAEVIYQNQSYDAAIGLESKALAEKIQKELVALGLKDRGIYSKDSTDGSHDPNGVKDDYWTLHNEAKALGKPAVLIEHAFVSGNVDSANLKKESYLKQLGIADAKGIINQYGLLNGTSQKEPGVGKIEFKATGEDTFDVVLSNVKNEEKIQTIYVPIWSANNNQDDIYWYVAQRQSDGTYKVSVDIKKHKGDRGNYIAHVYILDKQGKQSLAIDGQYKVIYHTASIEILKVNQDTSDKTKFDIVLSGVNAPNGVDRIQAAVWSENNGQDDIVWYTMSKQSNGDYKVQVNIANHKYDAGIYNIHIYLFDKEGLSFLPKATRISISVPNVSIAAKPLSDNSTQVQLSASNVGIYGNVQNVRFAVWSAENGQDDLKWYFGTRNNSGVWQVTIDASAHTGTGVFHVHSYSMLVDGTDKFLGNTEFTVKKQTTASIEKLEVNKTNENTFEVLLKGVTASNGVKNIQVPIWSEENGQDDLVWYDASKKADGTYYVNVDIKNHKYNTGIYNIHVYLFDNTGKAFLLKTTSTRVELAEVKITASDMDGSQKNFQLKAANVGKYGNVQNVRFAVWSAENGQDDLIWYTGKQNGSGTWTAIAEIAKHKSSGTFLVHVYAMLADGTDKFLGHTSFEVKKQEMASIEKIDVTTDGKGGISINLAEVHTNTGVKKISVAVWSETNGQDDLVWYTAGKQNDGSYKVNVSAKNHKHDTGIYNIHIYLFEQSGAEYLIKTTTAKIEQPDYQLKAQALTEEKDLYEISAANAGFLGNVKTVKFAVWSEPNGQNDIQWYNAERDATGVWKAKVDINKHDVSGKYNVHGYVQFDDGTEKFLGSQIFDGVRVYKIMGTAEATAEKMISYFKAAKKEYPSEALGKGGAPTIEEFCKIVESEALAEGVKAEVVFAQAMVETGWFKFGGDVKIEQFNFCGLGATGNGAAGNSFPDVRTGIRAQVQHLKCYASDQPLNQECVDPRWGNWLRNKATSVQALSGKWAADKNYGNKLMAVIDAIK, translated from the coding sequence AAAAAAAATAAGTGTGATATTAATGATGTGTATGCTGATTTCTTTTTCTGGAATAGAATCCATGGCGGCAGAAATTTCTGAAAATGATGAGAATAAGACAATTATTTCAGAAGAGGAGAATGAAATCTCATTAGAGCAGGAAGCAGAAGCTACTAATCCTGATGAAAATACTCAAGAGGAAGAAGTAGAAAATTCACAAGAAATACCCGAAAATCAAGAAGAAATAGAGTATATCTATTTGGATAAAAAGATTTTAGCGGATGGTGAAGAACAGAATATTGTAGTAGCTTTGGAAGATGAAGAGAAGAAGTTAGATTCAGCGAGTTTGATTTATGAATTCAAGGAAACTGCTGAAAGAAATGAAATCGAAGCCAGCAATATGGTAGATAATACAGTATTATTTACACTTCCATATGATATATTATCTCAGGGCAGTTACCGCCTTATAGGAGTAGAATGTGCTATTGGTGAAGAGAAGATGTTTCTGGAATTTCAAGAGGAAGAAATTGCAGAATTTGAAGTAAGTGCTGAGGATAAAGGGGAAGATACAGAAGCTGTGCCGGAAGTTACTGCATATGCAATGAGTGATGACGGAAATGTTGTGGAGGAATCCGGAGATAATATTACAGAGGCAGTAGAAAGTGCAATCCGGCAAATGGCAGCGCCAACTGCAATTTCACAATTTTCTACCAGAGCAAGAGAAAGCAGAGATTCAGAGTTCGTAATTGCGCTTGATCCAGGGCATGACAGCCATTGCGGGGGAGCGCATGCCAATGGATTAGCAGAGGAAGTACTGACTTTAAAGGTAGCGAATTATTGTAAAGAAGAATTAGAAAAGTATGATGGTGTAAAAGTTATTATGACAAGAACTGGTGCAGAATGTCCGAATCCATTGCCGGGAAGTTATAGCTCAGCAAAAGATATACGACAGAGAGTGCAAAAAGCTGTACAGCAAGGTGCAGATGTCATTGTAAGTTTTCATTTCAATTCTTCAGGAAGCGGTTCAGCAAATGGCGCAGAAGTAATTTATCAGAATCAAAGCTATGATGCAGCAATCGGACTGGAAAGTAAGGCATTGGCTGAAAAAATCCAGAAAGAACTGGTAGCATTAGGTCTGAAAGACAGGGGAATCTATTCTAAAGATTCTACGGACGGTTCCCATGATCCAAATGGTGTGAAAGATGATTACTGGACACTACATAATGAGGCGAAAGCACTTGGTAAACCGGCTGTACTAATTGAGCATGCGTTTGTATCAGGAAATGTGGATTCAGCTAATCTAAAAAAAGAATCTTACTTAAAACAGCTGGGAATTGCAGATGCAAAAGGGATTATTAACCAATATGGCTTACTCAATGGTACTTCTCAAAAAGAGCCAGGGGTAGGAAAAATCGAATTTAAAGCAACAGGTGAAGACACCTTTGATGTAGTCTTGTCTAATGTAAAAAATGAAGAGAAGATTCAGACAATATATGTGCCGATTTGGAGTGCTAATAATAATCAGGATGATATTTATTGGTATGTGGCACAAAGGCAAAGTGATGGTACCTATAAAGTTTCTGTCGATATTAAAAAACATAAAGGTGACAGAGGAAACTATATTGCGCATGTATATATTTTAGATAAGCAAGGAAAACAGAGTTTGGCAATTGATGGTCAATATAAAGTTATTTATCATACAGCATCCATTGAGATCCTTAAGGTAAATCAAGATACATCTGATAAGACAAAATTTGATATCGTCTTAAGTGGAGTTAATGCACCGAACGGCGTTGACCGGATTCAAGCAGCTGTTTGGAGTGAGAACAATGGTCAGGATGATATTGTCTGGTATACAATGAGCAAACAAAGTAATGGCGATTATAAAGTACAGGTCAATATTGCAAATCATAAATATGATGCCGGTATCTATAATATCCATATCTATTTGTTTGATAAAGAAGGCTTATCGTTCTTGCCTAAGGCAACAAGAATCAGTATATCTGTTCCAAATGTTAGTATAGCAGCAAAGCCATTGTCAGACAATAGTACACAAGTACAATTATCAGCATCAAATGTTGGTATCTACGGAAATGTACAGAATGTCCGTTTTGCAGTATGGAGTGCAGAAAATGGTCAAGATGATCTGAAGTGGTATTTTGGAACTAGAAATAATTCTGGAGTTTGGCAAGTTACAATAGACGCTTCCGCGCATACAGGAACAGGCGTCTTTCATGTGCATTCATATTCTATGTTAGTAGATGGAACGGATAAGTTTTTGGGAAATACAGAATTCACAGTGAAAAAACAGACAACAGCTTCTATTGAAAAACTGGAAGTCAATAAAACAAATGAAAACACATTTGAAGTTTTATTAAAAGGTGTAACAGCATCAAATGGAGTAAAGAATATCCAGGTTCCAATCTGGAGTGAAGAAAATGGTCAGGATGACCTTGTATGGTATGATGCAAGCAAAAAAGCAGATGGAACATATTACGTTAATGTAGATATTAAAAATCATAAATACAATACTGGAATTTATAATATTCATGTATATTTATTTGATAATACAGGCAAAGCATTTTTGTTAAAAACTACATCTACAAGAGTAGAATTGGCGGAAGTGAAAATTACTGCCAGTGATATGGACGGAAGTCAGAAAAACTTTCAATTAAAAGCTGCCAATGTCGGTAAATATGGAAATGTACAAAATGTTCGTTTTGCAGTATGGAGTGCAGAAAATGGACAAGATGACCTAATCTGGTACACAGGAAAGCAAAATGGTTCAGGAACATGGACAGCTATAGCAGAGATTGCAAAACATAAGTCTTCAGGAACATTCTTAGTTCATGTATATGCGATGTTAGCAGATGGAACAGATAAGTTTTTAGGACATACTAGTTTTGAAGTAAAGAAACAAGAAATGGCATCAATAGAAAAGATTGATGTGACAACGGATGGAAAAGGTGGTATCAGTATTAACTTGGCTGAAGTCCACACAAACACAGGGGTTAAGAAAATTTCGGTAGCGGTTTGGAGTGAAACAAATGGCCAGGATGATTTAGTCTGGTATACTGCAGGAAAGCAGAATGACGGAAGTTATAAAGTAAATGTTTCAGCAAAGAATCATAAGCATGATACAGGAATTTATAATATTCATATTTATTTGTTTGAACAGTCAGGAGCTGAGTATTTAATTAAAACGACAACTGCTAAAATAGAACAACCGGATTATCAACTGAAAGCACAGGCACTGACAGAGGAAAAAGATTTATATGAAATTTCTGCTGCAAATGCCGGATTTTTAGGAAATGTCAAAACAGTGAAATTTGCTGTATGGAGTGAACCAAATGGGCAAAATGATATTCAGTGGTATAATGCAGAACGTGATGCCACGGGAGTATGGAAAGCGAAAGTTGATATCAATAAACATGATGTTAGCGGAAAATACAATGTTCATGGATATGTGCAGTTTGACGATGGTACTGAAAAATTTTTAGGCAGTCAGATTTTTGATGGTGTAAGAGTGTATAAAATTATGGGAACTGCTGAAGCGACAGCTGAAAAAATGATTTCATATTTTAAAGCAGCGAAGAAGGAGTATCCATCAGAAGCACTTGGAAAAGGGGGAGCACCTACAATTGAAGAGTTTTGTAAGATTGTAGAAAGTGAAGCGCTGGCAGAAGGTGTAAAGGCAGAAGTCGTATTTGCTCAGGCAATGGTGGAGACAGGATGGTTTAAATTTGGCGGAGATGTCAAAATAGAGCAGTTTAATTTCTGTGGTTTAGGAGCAACTGGCAACGGAGCAGCAGGAAATAGTTTTCCGGATGTGAGAACAGGCATTAGAGCACAGGTACAGCATTTAAAATGCTATGCGAGTGATCAGCCTTTGAATCAGGAATGTGTAGATCCTAGATGGGGAAATTGGCTGAGAAATAAAGCAACATCTGTACAGGCTTTAAGCGGTAAATGGGCTGCTGACAAAAATTATGGCAATAAACTAATGGCAGTGATTGATGCAATAAAATAA